In Deinococcus maricopensis DSM 21211, the sequence GCTGAGCGGCAAGGAGGTGTCCTTCAACCGCATGGTCGGCCCCATCGAGACCAGCACCGGCTTCGTGACGGGCCTGGTCATCAGCGGGGAGCGCACTGCGAACGGCGTGGGCGGCGGCATCTGCCAGGTGAGCAGCACGGTGTTCCGCGCGCTGTACAACGCCGGCCTGCCGGTCGTGGAGCGCCGCAACCACAGTTATCAGGTGCACTACTACGACCCGCAGGGCCTCGACGCGACCATCTACCAGCCCAGTCAGGACCTGCGCTTCACGAACGACACGGGCGGCGCGCTGTGGTTCCAGACGGAATGGGATGACAAGGCCGCGAACCTGCGCGTGAGTGTGTTCGGCAAACCGCGCGACTTCACCGTGCAGGTCGAGAAGCCCCGCACGCTCAGCAGCACGCCCGCTCCCGCTGACCGCCTGATTCCGGATGCGTCGGTGCCCGCCGGGCAGCGCCGTCAGGTGGACTGGGCAGCGCCCGGCGCGACCATCGAGGTGACGCGCAACTTCCTGCGCGACGGCAAGGTCTTCAGGTCGGACACGCTGCGCAGCGTGTACCGTCCGTGGCCGAACATCTTCCTCGTCGGCGCGAAACGCTGAACAGCGAGCAGGCCCGCCCTCACAACGGGGCGGGCCTGCTCGGGCAGCGCCGGGGCGTTACGCTTCGTCCTGCGGGCCGAGCAGGGCGAGCAGGCGACTGAGTTCCTCCTGACTGGCGTAGCTCAGTTCGATCTTGCCTTTGTCCTCGCCGGTGATGCGCACGCGCGTGCCGATGCTGCGCGACAGGTTCAGCTCCCATTCCCGCCACGGGCGCGGGCCTTCGACCTTGCTGGGCGTGCGGGCGGGCGTGGCGTCAGCGCGGTCACGGCGGAGCGCTTCGGCCTCGCGGACGTTCAGGCCGCGCGTCATGATCTGCTCCAGTGCCCACGCGCGGTCCTGCTCGGGCTGCGCGAGGATCGCGCGGGCGTGCCCGGCGCTGATCTCGCCGTGCTCCAGGGCGCGCTGCGCGGCGTCGCTGAGGGTCAGCAGGCGCAGCGCGTTCGCGATGGTGCTGCGCCCCTTTCCGACGGCCTGCGCGACGCCCTCCTGGTTGAGGCCCTGGTCCATCAGGGCCTGGTACGCGCGGGCCTCCTCGAGCGGGCCGAGGTCCTCACGCTGCAGGTTCTCGATGATGGCGATTTCGAGCGCCTCGCGGTCACCGAGGTCGCGGATGACGACCGGCACCTCACTGAGGCCGGCGAGGCCCGCGGCGCGCCAACGGCGCTCCCCGGCGACGATCTCGAACGCGTCACCCTTCGGGCGGACCAGCAGGGGTTGCAGCACGCCCTTGTCGCGGATGCTCTGCGCGAGTTCCGCGAGCGCTTCCGGGTCGAACACCTGGCGCGGCTGGTACCCGGCCTGCACGATCTGGCTGAGCTTGAGGGTCTGCGGGGCGGCGCCGCTCACAGCGACGTCCTTGCGGGCGAGGAGCGCGTCGAGCCCGCGGCCCAGACTAGAGCGCTTGGACACGTTCGCTCACCTCCTCCGCGAGGCGTTTGTACGCGGCGGCCCCGCTCGACAGCGGCGCGAAACTGTTGATGGCGCGCCCGAAGCTGGGCGCCTCGCTGAGGCGCACGTTGCGGGGCACGACCGTCATGAACACCTGCTCGCCGAAGTGCGCGCGGGCCTGCGCCTCCACCTCCTGGC encodes:
- a CDS encoding ParB/RepB/Spo0J family partition protein produces the protein MSKRSSLGRGLDALLARKDVAVSGAAPQTLKLSQIVQAGYQPRQVFDPEALAELAQSIRDKGVLQPLLVRPKGDAFEIVAGERRWRAAGLAGLSEVPVVIRDLGDREALEIAIIENLQREDLGPLEEARAYQALMDQGLNQEGVAQAVGKGRSTIANALRLLTLSDAAQRALEHGEISAGHARAILAQPEQDRAWALEQIMTRGLNVREAEALRRDRADATPARTPSKVEGPRPWREWELNLSRSIGTRVRITGEDKGKIELSYASQEELSRLLALLGPQDEA